In Streptomyces violaceusniger Tu 4113, one DNA window encodes the following:
- a CDS encoding 6-phosphofructokinase, producing the protein MRVGVLTGGGDCPGLNAAIRGIVRKGVEVHGFEFVGVRDGWRGVLEGAIVPLDVPAVRGILPRGGTILGSSRTNPLASEDGVGRVRETLAEYEVDALIAIGGEDTLGVAAALGGEGIQVVGVPKTIDNDVAGTDYTFGFDTAVNIATEAIDRLHTTAESHTRALVVEVMGRHAGWIALHSGIAGGANVILIPEQPFDIGQVCAWVENRFKIRYAPIVVVAEGAVPKKGQMVVKDSSLDEFGHVRLSGIGEWLAHEIADRTGKEARTTVLGHIQRGGTPSAFDRWLATRFGLRAIDTVKDQDFGTMVALRGTDIVRIPLAEATAGTKTVDPALYSEFGVFFG; encoded by the coding sequence AGGTGCACGGCTTCGAGTTCGTCGGCGTGCGGGACGGCTGGCGCGGCGTGCTCGAAGGAGCCATCGTGCCGCTGGACGTCCCGGCCGTGCGCGGCATCCTGCCGCGCGGCGGCACCATCCTCGGCTCCTCCCGGACCAACCCCCTGGCCAGCGAGGACGGCGTCGGCCGAGTGCGGGAGACCCTCGCCGAGTACGAGGTGGACGCGCTCATCGCGATCGGCGGCGAGGACACGCTCGGAGTCGCCGCGGCACTGGGCGGCGAGGGCATCCAAGTGGTCGGGGTGCCCAAGACGATCGACAACGACGTGGCCGGCACCGACTACACCTTCGGCTTCGACACCGCCGTCAATATCGCCACCGAGGCGATCGACCGGCTGCACACCACCGCCGAATCCCACACCCGCGCCCTGGTGGTCGAGGTGATGGGGCGGCACGCCGGCTGGATCGCGCTGCACTCGGGCATCGCGGGCGGGGCCAACGTCATCCTCATCCCCGAGCAGCCCTTCGACATCGGCCAGGTCTGCGCCTGGGTGGAGAACCGCTTCAAGATCAGGTACGCACCGATCGTGGTGGTCGCGGAGGGGGCCGTGCCGAAGAAGGGGCAGATGGTGGTCAAGGACTCCAGCCTGGACGAGTTCGGCCATGTCCGGCTGTCCGGTATCGGCGAGTGGCTGGCCCATGAGATCGCCGATCGCACCGGCAAGGAGGCCCGCACCACGGTCCTGGGCCATATCCAGCGCGGTGGCACGCCCAGCGCCTTCGACCGCTGGCTGGCCACCCGCTTCGGGCTGCGCGCGATCGACACCGTCAAGGACCAGGACTTCGGCACGATGGTGGCGCTGCGCGGCACGGACATCGTGCGCATACCGCTCGCGGAGGCCACGGCGGGCACCAAGACCGTCGACCCCGCGCTCTACTCCGAATTCGGGGTGTTCTTCGGCTGA